In one window of Lynx canadensis isolate LIC74 chromosome B3, mLynCan4.pri.v2, whole genome shotgun sequence DNA:
- the FAM177A1 gene encoding protein FAM177A1 isoform X1 — protein MEMGLSAITFYLASASSPVAVTAMDPEPLSRAEGEAVGASGAAAAATFRESTRQMNSERGFENVELGVIGKKKKVPRRVIHFVSGETMEEYSTDEDEVDGLEKKDVLPTVDPTKLTWGPYLWFYMLRAATSTLSVCDFLGEKIASVLGISTPKYQYAIDEYYRMKKEEEEEEEENRMSEEAERQYQQSKLQADSIVQTDQPETGASSSFVNLNFEMEADCEVVMENKQNPVSVPP, from the exons ATGGAAATGGGCTTATCGGCCATTACGTTCTATCTTGCCAGCGCCAGCAGCCCTGTAGCGGTGACAGCGATGGACCCGGAGCCTCTGAGCCGTGCGGAGGGAGAAGCAGTAGGAGCCTCTGGAGCTGCGGCCGCCGCGACGTTCAGGGAATCGACTCGGCAG ATGAATAGTGAAAGAGGCTTTGAAAATGTAGAACTCGGAGTcataggaaaaaagaagaaagtcccGAGGAGAGTCATCCACTTTGTGAGTGGTGAAACAATGGAAGAATACAGCACAGATGAAGATGAAGTTGATGGCCTGGAGAAGAAAGACGTTTTGCCTACTGTTGACCCG ACAAAACTTACCTGGGGCCCCTACTTATGGTTTTACATGCTTCGAGCTGCCACATCAACCCTTTCAG TATGTGACTTTCTTGGAGAGAAGATTGCATCTGTTTTGGGCATCAGCACCCCGAAATACCAATATGCCATTGATGAGTATTACCGGATGAAGAAGGAG gaagaagaagaagaagaagaaaacaggatgtctgaagaagcagaaagacagTACCAGCAGAGTAAACTGCAAGCTGATTCCATTGTCCAGACGGATCAACCAGAAACAGGGGCATCCAGTTCATTTGTGAATCTCAATTTTGAAATGGAGGCAGACTGTGAAGTAgttatggaaaacaaacaaaatccagtcTCTGTCCCACCGTAG
- the FAM177A1 gene encoding protein FAM177A1 isoform X2, with translation MDPEPLSRAEGEAVGASGAAAAATFRESTRQMNSERGFENVELGVIGKKKKVPRRVIHFVSGETMEEYSTDEDEVDGLEKKDVLPTVDPTKLTWGPYLWFYMLRAATSTLSVCDFLGEKIASVLGISTPKYQYAIDEYYRMKKEEEEEEEENRMSEEAERQYQQSKLQADSIVQTDQPETGASSSFVNLNFEMEADCEVVMENKQNPVSVPP, from the exons ATGGACCCGGAGCCTCTGAGCCGTGCGGAGGGAGAAGCAGTAGGAGCCTCTGGAGCTGCGGCCGCCGCGACGTTCAGGGAATCGACTCGGCAG ATGAATAGTGAAAGAGGCTTTGAAAATGTAGAACTCGGAGTcataggaaaaaagaagaaagtcccGAGGAGAGTCATCCACTTTGTGAGTGGTGAAACAATGGAAGAATACAGCACAGATGAAGATGAAGTTGATGGCCTGGAGAAGAAAGACGTTTTGCCTACTGTTGACCCG ACAAAACTTACCTGGGGCCCCTACTTATGGTTTTACATGCTTCGAGCTGCCACATCAACCCTTTCAG TATGTGACTTTCTTGGAGAGAAGATTGCATCTGTTTTGGGCATCAGCACCCCGAAATACCAATATGCCATTGATGAGTATTACCGGATGAAGAAGGAG gaagaagaagaagaagaagaaaacaggatgtctgaagaagcagaaagacagTACCAGCAGAGTAAACTGCAAGCTGATTCCATTGTCCAGACGGATCAACCAGAAACAGGGGCATCCAGTTCATTTGTGAATCTCAATTTTGAAATGGAGGCAGACTGTGAAGTAgttatggaaaacaaacaaaatccagtcTCTGTCCCACCGTAG